The Apium graveolens cultivar Ventura unplaced genomic scaffold, ASM990537v1 ctg2019, whole genome shotgun sequence genome window below encodes:
- the LOC141700274 gene encoding uncharacterized protein LOC141700274, whose translation MSEAEEIWINLPRSSDEYINGVKNFVKNVMAKYAVGAELKCPCGNFNSKMWWAPDDVFNHLVCKGHSLDVVKWIYDVSNLGDTDVRDCEINIGFEDNHNQMLNLTYTNREPNSDARKFYRLVEDGKRPLYPGSKKISRLSFLIRLYHWKCLNGVTQTAFGELLQLLKEAFPDIEIPTSFNFAKNIIRDLRLDYQKIHACPNDYMLYCGKNQNEVSCNTCGVSRWRDTEEEHKKDQIPAKVMRYFPLKPRLQRMYMCKEFTKLMNWHVVDRKKDGMLRHRADGIAWKTIDAKYPTFSSENQNIRLGIASDGFNPFGIMSGNIEPGHLLW comes from the coding sequence ATGAGTGAGGCAGAGGAAATCTGGATAAATCTACCAAGATCAAGTGACGAGTATATTAATGGGGTCAAAAATTTTGTCAAAAATGTGATGGCTAAATATGCAGTCGGCGCTGAATTGAAGTGTCCTTGTGGTAATTTTAACAGTAAGATGTGGTGGGCTCCAGATGATGTCTTTAATCACCTTGTTTGTAAGGGTCATTCCCTGGATGTTGTAAAATGGATATACGATGTCTCAAATTTGGGCGATACTGATGTGAGGGATTGCGAAATAAATATAGGGTTTGAAGATAATCATAATCAGATGTTGAACCTTACTTACACCAATAGGGAACCTAATTCAGATGCTAGGAAATTTTATCGCCTTGTCGAAGACGGGAAACGGCCCTTGTATCCTGGTTCCAAAAAAATTTCTAGATTAAGTTTTCTTATTAGGTTGTACCACTGGAAGTGTCTTAATGGGGTGACGCAAACTGCATTTGGTGAATTATTACAGTTATTAAAGGAGGCATTTCCTGATATTGAGATACCTACTTCATTCAATTTCGCTAAAAATATAATTAGGGATTTAAGACTTGACTACCAAAAAATACATGCATGTCCTAATGACTACATGTTATATTGTGGTAAAAATCAGAATGAAGTGTCATGCAATACTTGTGGTGTCTCTAGGTGGAGGGatacggaagaagaacataagaaGGACCAAATACCGGCAAAAGTCATGAGATATTTTCCTTTAAAACCAAGGCTTCAGAGGATGTATATGTGTAAAGAGTTCACAAAATTAATGAATTGGCATGTAGTGGATCGAAAGAAGGACGGAATGTTACGGCACCGGGCTGATGGTATAGCTTGGAAGACAATAGATGCCAAATATCCAACATTTTCATCCGAAAATCAAAACATTAGATTAGGTATAGCTTCTGATGGATTCAATCCATTTGGTATAATGAGTGGCAACATAGAACCTGGCCATTTGTTGTGGTGA